A genomic window from Prunus persica cultivar Lovell chromosome G2, Prunus_persica_NCBIv2, whole genome shotgun sequence includes:
- the LOC18786978 gene encoding ubiquitin-conjugating enzyme E2-23 kDa isoform X1, with translation MSSPSKRREMDLMKLMMSDYKVDMINDGMHEFYVDFHGPSESPYQGGVWRIRVELPDAYPYKSPSIGFVNKIYHPNVDEMSGSVCLDVINQTWSPMFDLVNVFEVFLPQLLLYPNPSDPLNGEAAALMMRDRAAYEQRVKEFCQKYAKPEDIGAVPEDKSSDEELSEDESDSCDDQVAGQADP, from the exons ATGTCTTCCCCAAGCAAACGCAGGGAGATGGACTTGATGAAACT GATGATGAGTGATTATAAGGTAGACATGATCAATGATGGAATGCATGAGTTCTATGTAGATTTCCATGGACCCAGTGAAA GTCCTTATCAGGGAGGGGTGTGGAGGATAAGAGTTGAATTACCAGATGCTTATCCCTATAAATCTCCCTCAATAGGCTTTGTCAATAAGATCTACCACCCAAATGTTGATGAGAT GTCAGGTTCAGTTTGTTTAGATGTTATCAATCAAACGTGGAgccccatgtttg ATCTGGTGAACGTATTTGAAGTATTCCTACCACAGCTTCTGCTGTATCCCAATCCATCAGACCCTTTGAATGGAGAGGCTGCCGCTTTGATGATGCGCGACAGAGCTGCTTACGAACAAAGAGTTAAAG AATTCTGTCAGAAGTATGCTAAGCCTGAAGATATAGGAGCTGTCCCAGAAGACAAATCAAGTGATGAGGAGCTAAGTGAAGATGAATCTGATTCTTGTGATGATCAAGTGGCAGGTCAAGCAGATCCGTAG
- the LOC18786978 gene encoding ubiquitin-conjugating enzyme E2-23 kDa isoform X2 has translation MKLMMSDYKVDMINDGMHEFYVDFHGPSESPYQGGVWRIRVELPDAYPYKSPSIGFVNKIYHPNVDEMSGSVCLDVINQTWSPMFDLVNVFEVFLPQLLLYPNPSDPLNGEAAALMMRDRAAYEQRVKEFCQKYAKPEDIGAVPEDKSSDEELSEDESDSCDDQVAGQADP, from the exons ATGAAACT GATGATGAGTGATTATAAGGTAGACATGATCAATGATGGAATGCATGAGTTCTATGTAGATTTCCATGGACCCAGTGAAA GTCCTTATCAGGGAGGGGTGTGGAGGATAAGAGTTGAATTACCAGATGCTTATCCCTATAAATCTCCCTCAATAGGCTTTGTCAATAAGATCTACCACCCAAATGTTGATGAGAT GTCAGGTTCAGTTTGTTTAGATGTTATCAATCAAACGTGGAgccccatgtttg ATCTGGTGAACGTATTTGAAGTATTCCTACCACAGCTTCTGCTGTATCCCAATCCATCAGACCCTTTGAATGGAGAGGCTGCCGCTTTGATGATGCGCGACAGAGCTGCTTACGAACAAAGAGTTAAAG AATTCTGTCAGAAGTATGCTAAGCCTGAAGATATAGGAGCTGTCCCAGAAGACAAATCAAGTGATGAGGAGCTAAGTGAAGATGAATCTGATTCTTGTGATGATCAAGTGGCAGGTCAAGCAGATCCGTAG
- the LOC18785070 gene encoding AT-rich interactive domain-containing protein 1 isoform X1 — protein sequence MMAAINKGTVTLPLKNPISFSKSYYFPSKTLSPSHISPKKKKNELGLGGNIKRERERERERERDKKERARERERGQSPKVKNQRLKEDTTTHQRVISHQNQNAKTPTKKYKSSTGWSMVADGSALDCAKTPKKNETDGFSVDLEPPSEAPERCVLDVPDKLRCWFDQLLGVFLKEISAQGLLRPLPPMIGNGQRVDLLKLFWVVRKQGGFDTISKIRVWDSVAKECGLGWGLGWAVKLVYVKYLHLLERVIENKDLEWSVDISGLDLTEQFMDLEDKLTKVFPEISDQKVKDGAYPHVELSPKNFKDSNEVGSEVAESDRLKKSVVSEAFLDLDSRRDAGKFCNGDVPLSGGAMKCTVNLMNKNLDLTNSMEDVGKVCDNGEVSEVGESGTGKKYNDCDEAVMILDPSPGEVSSFRKRKRGPSCGSEAGESRRGKKYNDISNEDAAILDPSTDEEAISFWKRKQESLCGMLNWVRMIAKDPCDPAVGSLPERSKWKSFGNEENWMQVLWAREAIFVKKHADSGAEQSNWQKNQRMHPSLYDDHFSSSYNLRERLRLEKKLLSGGTMPQSRTGSESSSPSYSPDMAGMEDQLLGTSDFTSVLDRYPPSHIPLGSNYQAHLPEWTGEASESELKWLGSKFWPLEKPEHRYLIERDPIGKGRQESCGCQVSGSIECVRFHISEKRLRVKRELGPAFYHWEFNQMGDEVGLSWTAEEEKKFKDIVKSNPPSLGITFWDQIFKSFPKKSRRELVSYYFNVFLLHRRGYQNRFTPNNIDSDDEGLESGSVTNGFGDEERKPSKSILKSPHKPHAKCR from the exons ATGATGGCAGCTATAAATAAAGGGACTGTGACCCTTCCTCTCAAAAACCCTATTAGCTTTTCAAAATCATATTATTTTCCATCAAAaactctctccccctctcacatctcaccaaaaaaaaaaaagaatgagtTGGGTTTGGGTGGAaatataaagagagagagagagagagagagagagagagagagagataaaaaagagagagctagagaaagggagagaggcCAAAGCCCAAAGGTCAAGAATCAAAGACTCAAAGAGGACACCACCACCCACCAAAGGGTCATCagtcatcaaaatcaaaatgcaaaaacccccacaaaaaaatacaagagCAGTACTG GGTGGTCGATGGTAGCTGATGGGTCCGCTTTAGATTGCgccaaaacccccaaaaagaaCGAGACGGACGGCTTCTCGGTCGATCTTGAACCACCGTCGGAAGCTCCAGAACGCTGCGTTTTAGACGTGCCCGATAAGCTCCGATGCTGGTTCGATCAGTTACTCGGGGTTTTTCTGAAAGAGATCTCTGCCCAGGGCTTGCTTCGGCCTTTGCCTCCAATGATCGGTAATGGGCAGCGTGTGGATTTGCTTAAGCTGTTTTGGGTTGTGAGAAAGCAGGGTGGGTTCGATACCATTTCGAAAATCAGGGTATGGGATTCAGTGGCTAAAGAGTGTGGCTTGGGTTGGGGTCTTGGCTGGGCTGTGAAGTTGGTTTATGTCAAGTATTTGCATTTACTCGAGAGGGTTATAGAAAATAAGGACTTGGAATGGAGTGTGGATATTAGTGGCCTCGATTTGACAGAGCAGTTCATGGACTTGGAGGATAAGCTTACAAAGGTTTTTCCGGAGATTTCCGATCAAAAGGTGAAAGATGGGGCCTACCCGCATGTTGAATTGTCACCTAAGAATTTTAAGGACAGTAATGAGGTGGGAAGTGAGGTAGCAGAGTCAGATAGGCTCAAGAAAAGTGTTGTTAGTGAAGCGTTCTTGGACTTGGATTCGAGGAGGGATGCTGGAAAGTTTTGCAATGGTGATGTGCCTTTGTCAGGTGGTGCCATGAAATGTACAGTTAATTTAATGAATAAGAATTTGGATTTGACGAACAGCATGGAGGATGTCGGGAAAGTGTGTGACAATGGTGAGGTAAGTGAGGTGGGGGAATCTGGTACAGGGAAGAAATACAATGATTGTGATGAAGCTGTGATGATTTTGGATCCCTCTCCAGGTGAAGTGAGTTCTTTTCGTAAAAGGAAGCGAGGGCCATCCTGTGGTAGTGAGGCGGGGGAATCACGTAGAGGGAAGAAATACAATGATATTAGCAATGAAGATGCGGCGATTTTGGATCCCTCTACAGATGAAGAAGcaatttctttttggaaaAGGAAGCAAGAATCATTGTGTGGAATGCTGAATTGGGTTAGAATGATTGCGAAGGATCCTTGTGATCCTGCAGTTGGTTCATTACCAGAAAGGTCGAAGTGGAAGTCCTTTGGGAATGAGGAGAACTGGATGCAGGTTTTGTGGGCTCGAGAAGCCATCTTTGTGAAGAAGCATGCTGATTCAGGTGCTGAACAGTCTAACTGGCAG AAGAATCAGAGGATGCATCCAAGCTTGTACGATGACCATTTTAGCTCATCTTACAATCTTAGAGAGAGGCTAAGGTTGGAAAAGAAGCTTCTTTCTGGGGGGACAATGCCACAATCAAGAACCGGTTCAGAGTCATCCTCGCCCAGTTATAGTCCTGACATGGCAGGGATGGAGGATCAGTTACTTGGAACCAGTGATTTCACCAGTGTACTTGACAGATATCCTCCAAGCCACATTCCTCTGGGGTCAAATTATCAAGCTCATTTACCAGAATGGACTGGTGAGGCTTCTGAAAGTGAATTGAAGTGGTTGGGGTccaagttttggccattggaaaAACCAGAGCACAGATATCTGATTGAGAGGGATCCTATTGGAAAGGGAAGACAAGAATCTTGCGGCTGCCAAGTGTCAGGTTCTATAGAATGTGTCCGATTTCACATTTCTGAGAAAAGGTTAAGAGTTAAGCGAGAACTGGGGCCAGCTTTCTACCATTGGGAATTCAATCAGATGGGCGACGAAGTTGGGCTCTCTTGGACAgcggaagaagaaaagaagttcAAGGACATAGTAAAGTCAAATCCTCCTTCTCTTGGGATTACCTTTTGGGATCAGATATTCAAGTCTTTTCCTAAGAAGAGCAGGAGAGAATTGGTAAGCTACTACTTCAATGTCTTTCTCTTGCACCGTAGAGGATACCAGAACAGGTTTACTCCGAACAATATTGATAGTGATGACGAAGGATTAGAGTCGGGATCAGTAACTAATGGTTTTGGGGATGAAGAACGCAAGCCatcaaaatcaattttaaaatccCCACACAAGCCACATGCAAAATGCAGATAG
- the LOC18785070 gene encoding AT-rich interactive domain-containing protein 1 isoform X2, with translation MQKPPQKNTRAVLGLNSKSMAGWSMVADGSALDCAKTPKKNETDGFSVDLEPPSEAPERCVLDVPDKLRCWFDQLLGVFLKEISAQGLLRPLPPMIGNGQRVDLLKLFWVVRKQGGFDTISKIRVWDSVAKECGLGWGLGWAVKLVYVKYLHLLERVIENKDLEWSVDISGLDLTEQFMDLEDKLTKVFPEISDQKVKDGAYPHVELSPKNFKDSNEVGSEVAESDRLKKSVVSEAFLDLDSRRDAGKFCNGDVPLSGGAMKCTVNLMNKNLDLTNSMEDVGKVCDNGEVSEVGESGTGKKYNDCDEAVMILDPSPGEVSSFRKRKRGPSCGSEAGESRRGKKYNDISNEDAAILDPSTDEEAISFWKRKQESLCGMLNWVRMIAKDPCDPAVGSLPERSKWKSFGNEENWMQVLWAREAIFVKKHADSGAEQSNWQKNQRMHPSLYDDHFSSSYNLRERLRLEKKLLSGGTMPQSRTGSESSSPSYSPDMAGMEDQLLGTSDFTSVLDRYPPSHIPLGSNYQAHLPEWTGEASESELKWLGSKFWPLEKPEHRYLIERDPIGKGRQESCGCQVSGSIECVRFHISEKRLRVKRELGPAFYHWEFNQMGDEVGLSWTAEEEKKFKDIVKSNPPSLGITFWDQIFKSFPKKSRRELVSYYFNVFLLHRRGYQNRFTPNNIDSDDEGLESGSVTNGFGDEERKPSKSILKSPHKPHAKCR, from the exons atgcaaaaacccccacaaaaaaatacaagagCAGTACTG GGTTTGAATTCGAAATCCATGGCAGGGTGGTCGATGGTAGCTGATGGGTCCGCTTTAGATTGCgccaaaacccccaaaaagaaCGAGACGGACGGCTTCTCGGTCGATCTTGAACCACCGTCGGAAGCTCCAGAACGCTGCGTTTTAGACGTGCCCGATAAGCTCCGATGCTGGTTCGATCAGTTACTCGGGGTTTTTCTGAAAGAGATCTCTGCCCAGGGCTTGCTTCGGCCTTTGCCTCCAATGATCGGTAATGGGCAGCGTGTGGATTTGCTTAAGCTGTTTTGGGTTGTGAGAAAGCAGGGTGGGTTCGATACCATTTCGAAAATCAGGGTATGGGATTCAGTGGCTAAAGAGTGTGGCTTGGGTTGGGGTCTTGGCTGGGCTGTGAAGTTGGTTTATGTCAAGTATTTGCATTTACTCGAGAGGGTTATAGAAAATAAGGACTTGGAATGGAGTGTGGATATTAGTGGCCTCGATTTGACAGAGCAGTTCATGGACTTGGAGGATAAGCTTACAAAGGTTTTTCCGGAGATTTCCGATCAAAAGGTGAAAGATGGGGCCTACCCGCATGTTGAATTGTCACCTAAGAATTTTAAGGACAGTAATGAGGTGGGAAGTGAGGTAGCAGAGTCAGATAGGCTCAAGAAAAGTGTTGTTAGTGAAGCGTTCTTGGACTTGGATTCGAGGAGGGATGCTGGAAAGTTTTGCAATGGTGATGTGCCTTTGTCAGGTGGTGCCATGAAATGTACAGTTAATTTAATGAATAAGAATTTGGATTTGACGAACAGCATGGAGGATGTCGGGAAAGTGTGTGACAATGGTGAGGTAAGTGAGGTGGGGGAATCTGGTACAGGGAAGAAATACAATGATTGTGATGAAGCTGTGATGATTTTGGATCCCTCTCCAGGTGAAGTGAGTTCTTTTCGTAAAAGGAAGCGAGGGCCATCCTGTGGTAGTGAGGCGGGGGAATCACGTAGAGGGAAGAAATACAATGATATTAGCAATGAAGATGCGGCGATTTTGGATCCCTCTACAGATGAAGAAGcaatttctttttggaaaAGGAAGCAAGAATCATTGTGTGGAATGCTGAATTGGGTTAGAATGATTGCGAAGGATCCTTGTGATCCTGCAGTTGGTTCATTACCAGAAAGGTCGAAGTGGAAGTCCTTTGGGAATGAGGAGAACTGGATGCAGGTTTTGTGGGCTCGAGAAGCCATCTTTGTGAAGAAGCATGCTGATTCAGGTGCTGAACAGTCTAACTGGCAG AAGAATCAGAGGATGCATCCAAGCTTGTACGATGACCATTTTAGCTCATCTTACAATCTTAGAGAGAGGCTAAGGTTGGAAAAGAAGCTTCTTTCTGGGGGGACAATGCCACAATCAAGAACCGGTTCAGAGTCATCCTCGCCCAGTTATAGTCCTGACATGGCAGGGATGGAGGATCAGTTACTTGGAACCAGTGATTTCACCAGTGTACTTGACAGATATCCTCCAAGCCACATTCCTCTGGGGTCAAATTATCAAGCTCATTTACCAGAATGGACTGGTGAGGCTTCTGAAAGTGAATTGAAGTGGTTGGGGTccaagttttggccattggaaaAACCAGAGCACAGATATCTGATTGAGAGGGATCCTATTGGAAAGGGAAGACAAGAATCTTGCGGCTGCCAAGTGTCAGGTTCTATAGAATGTGTCCGATTTCACATTTCTGAGAAAAGGTTAAGAGTTAAGCGAGAACTGGGGCCAGCTTTCTACCATTGGGAATTCAATCAGATGGGCGACGAAGTTGGGCTCTCTTGGACAgcggaagaagaaaagaagttcAAGGACATAGTAAAGTCAAATCCTCCTTCTCTTGGGATTACCTTTTGGGATCAGATATTCAAGTCTTTTCCTAAGAAGAGCAGGAGAGAATTGGTAAGCTACTACTTCAATGTCTTTCTCTTGCACCGTAGAGGATACCAGAACAGGTTTACTCCGAACAATATTGATAGTGATGACGAAGGATTAGAGTCGGGATCAGTAACTAATGGTTTTGGGGATGAAGAACGCAAGCCatcaaaatcaattttaaaatccCCACACAAGCCACATGCAAAATGCAGATAG